CAATCAACTCTCAATCCGTTTGATTTCAGCACCCAACATCTGCAATTTTTTCTCGATCCGGTCATATCCGCGATCGATGTGATAGATCCTGGAAATTGTTGTCTGACCTTTGGCAGCTAATCCTGCTAAAACCAGAGCAGCACTTGCTCGCAGATCTGTTGCCATAACTTCTGCTCCGCTCAATTCAGGAACGCC
The DNA window shown above is from Candidatus Cloacimonadota bacterium and carries:
- a CDS encoding UDP-N-acetylglucosamine 1-carboxyvinyltransferase (adds enolpyruvyl to UDP-N-acetylglucosamine as a component of cell wall formation; gram-positive bacteria have 2 copies of MurA which are active); the protein is LANGKSIIKETIFPDRFMHVPELNRLHADIRLEKGIAEVHGVPELSGAEVMATDLRASAALVLAGLAAKGQTTISRIYHIDRGYDRIEKKLQMLGAEIKRIES